The genomic DNA AATAAACACACCTAACAACGGGAGAGGGAATCAGACTGACAGACAACAGCACAGCTGCTACTAAGGCAGTCGATTTCGATTATCGCATTGTTGTTCTGTTGTTGTTCTGAAGGGCGAACTATTTTTTCCCTTTACGACTGCTTCTTTCACCCGCAGCAAAAGATCTCCGTCCCGTCCTATGCCCAACTTCACTCTCGCTTGGGAGTATTGGATTCTCGCACAACTTTAGCCCCACAAACGAGAGGAGCAGCAGGTTGTGGACTTGGGGATTTTCTTACAAAacccccagcagcagcaccaccaccaccaacccgtTAAATCGAAGCACAATGTGCCGCCGTCCGGGAGCAGAAACCATCCGGATGCGAAAAAATTGGTTAATCTTGGAAACCAATAGCTGTCAGAGAGTACGGGTAAAGTTTTCGCGCAAGAATGTTGTTTGGTGCCGCTGGTGGCGGCGCAACCACATATAGCAGGGCATAAGGCAAAAAGGGTTTGAATCGCTTTCTTTCTGTACTCGCTCGAGAGCGAGATTGGGGATTGGGGAGAGGAAGCCGTGAGCAGATGGGGTATGGAGCTGGATGGGGTTTTCCGGGGGAATGGACCAGATGACGCAATGCATTGGTTTCATAGTTTTAACATTCCGGAAGCATCAAAGCACAGCATGAAACTATGCAATATACAGCACGGACCAGTGAGATTGCACAAAGCGCAAACGTTTACGATCAATCCCTCGGCACGAGAATATTAAACATGTCTTGCTGCTGGCAGGGAATTCGAATTTTAAAAACacgaatatttttcttttcaagaGATTCATAGATTCATGGAACCAATAGGATCATATAAAAAGAGCCAGATTTTGTGTGGAAGATTAGTTTGATGTTCTAAATACCTTATCGTAAATTCTACTTACGAAACGATTGAAACTATAAATGATTTACAGAGGTTCTATTCATAATAGGGGAATAGAGCTGACCGTTCCGCTTTaaaactttgcaatcataaaATGGAATCTTACAAACAGTTAGGGGAATTGTATTAAGGTTGATTAAGGAAATGCTATCCTTGAGTGCTAGGGCGTGATCATGAAACCATAAGATCCAATGATATTTAGCAATTTTATAATTCGACGGGATTGGACCAAAAACTTGTCAGAAAACTGATCTACAACCCTACAACTACAATGTTCCATAGTCCATAGAAGCTATTCTCTCCTAACTGAATGCAATATTCCACCAATTTATTGGAAAAGGGGTTCTATATCGGGTTTGCAGTATTCCACCATTTATTTGAAACATATCCCTAAGTGTCCATTACTTGGATCAAAACTCTTCATGAATCTATTATCTATTATCCGAAGCTATTATCTACAAATAAAAGACTTAAGCGAATTGAAGTCCTAGGTCCAAGCTATACATTAAAAAGCCAACAGAACAGTTTGAAGTTAATAGCAACGAACCATACCATAAGTGATATCCTTCTCCCTCACACAAAGGACACCCTCACGCAAATCAAACGCTCAAACGGCGAAGGGCCCTTACACCCAACAAGGGACACACTTTGTGCCCGTTCAGCGATTTAAAACCTCTCACGAAAATCGTTTAACatgcataaaacaaacaagacaaaaaaatccatcctcTGGAAAGGGCGTCATCGAGGTTGTACTATTAGTGCAGCcttcaagagaaaaaaaattgtgctgATTGCATCAAAAGTTATACTTAAACGAAGTACGCACATGCAACAgagagcagaagaagaagacgaaaaaacaTCCACCCCACCCTCACTAAAGTACCATCCAGCCAACGTTCTAGTAAAGCACAAAGCCATGACCCTGAGGTCAAGACGAGAAAATCCTTACGCGCCACTCACGTCGCTTTCTTGCCCTTCGGAAAATTGCATTCAACAAAGCTAAGACAAAACCGGAAATTGAGAACATTGAGCTTCTTGAGACAACGACTGCTTCATGCTGCTGACGGATGAAGAGCCATCATACCGTCATAGCGACCAAGTCCGCGGAAAAGAAAAGGATCCCCAAACGATTGGCCGCCAACGGAGCTAATCGATGACGCGCGCTACACAACGCCGTCCTTGACcgtgagaaaatgaaattggcTCGTTCGCTTGTGCCACAGTTTTCCACTCATTTGGCACTTGTATTGTATGGCTCTTCCATACCGAAGGTCAGACGTTTATGAACCTAGGGGTATTGCTAACcgaaaagtttaaaaatggcgtcataaattaacaaattaaagtaaagtaaaaaaactGATATTTAAATGAATCAAATCAGGTTGGATAATTGCTGTTGTGTACGGTAGATGATGGTGCTTTATTTAGAATCACCCAAACTTACCTGCCGGGAGACTAACAGTTTTGGCGTCATCGTCtccatatttatttttatcactcGGCATTATCGATCGACGAGCGAAATGCAAAATGGAAGCATGAAGCTACTTGAACGGCTCCTTGTTCGCAGGACATGAAGCGCGTCCAAAAACCGGCGCCATCGGTCAACTTCGTATGCTCACTTCTCGACTCCGGGTTGAgctcagcaaaaaaacagataGCCAAGCCAGAGGACATACACGGGAAGTACGATGTCGATTGAAGTACCGAGAAGCAAAGACAGCAGCGGTTAGCAAAACAATGGTTTGAACGGTTCCGCTAACTCTGGCGAGCTAGGCTCAAGGTCTGGGCACCCAACTACGGGGTTTGGCAAGTTCCAGAAGCGCGACAATCAGGTGTCATGATTGTACAACATCACTTAGCACCTCGTTTTCGCAGCAGGTTCAATACGAATCCGAGGTCAAGCGGACAACCGTGGACACAGGCAGCGTGCACCACGAGTGAAACAATCAAGAGAAACTCTTTTGTGGCAATATTCGAGCTTTGATAAGCCTTACTGAAAAAGGGACAACGAAATCATCTGCTTTTTCCATAACAgaaacgcctaaagttatgcaaacaGCAATGTGAATCTGTGTTATTATGAATTTCTACGCAACCTAGTGTTTGTCCCTTTTCCGAAGGATATCTTCGGTGGATAACGTTCGTATTTCTTCACTCTTTATCGCCCTCGCGGTGCGACTTTTGACCCGCGGTGTATAACGTTCGTGACAGACAATGTGTGACAGGTGACAACAATCGTGGTGCAGTAGTACGCGACACAAGGCACCTTATGACACGGTACAAACACTTTACACACTTCCATCCAGTTCGTGATCGGACGTCGGATAACCGATACGCTAACTTCATACCTTTTCCGCGCTCTCACTACGGGCTTAAACGCTGACATGGCGGCAGCCGAGATGCTTTTCGGGTTTGTGGGACGCAGCAACGGCACCAGATACCCAGCCGTACTCGGAACCATCGCCGGAAAGTGGCCAATGCCGTTGAATGCGAACGGTTGCAGACAGGACAGCTTGAAACCGAAGTTAGCGGCCGCTACAGCTGCCGAGCTCGTTACCACGGTTGAGGTGGCCGCTGCATGACTGGAAACCatggccgctgctgctgcagcagcggcagccgcTGCAGCCGCCGTTGACGCTACCGCTGCCGAAGGACTTCCAACGGACGATGCTGATACAGCCGCCGGGACGACCATGACCGGAGTTGCCACTGGAGACGCAACGCTTCCCGGTGTGCCGGTCGGGCCGGGTGTCGTTGATGGCAAGCCACCGCCACGAATGGCTGCCGACGAACCACCGACACTGGAACTGTTGCTCGACAGCAGATGGGGAATGTGAGCAAATGGGCTTGTGCTGTTACTGCAGCTGTCACTGTTGTAGCTCGCATCGATCGGCTGCAGATCGGAGTACTCCTTTTTCGGCACAACAATCCCACCGCCCAGTACGGGCAGTAACTGTCGAGGTTCAGCGTGTGTTGGCGTCGGCATTACCACCAGCGGCGTTGGCTTCTCCAGCGAGGATGATGGAGAGGAGCGAGTGGTCGGGGGCACTGTGGATCCTCCAGTTCCACCACTGCTAGAAACTGCGGCCGATTGTGCGGCTGAAGATGGCGCCGCCGATCCACCGCTGTATTTGCGAGCCGTCGATAGGATGTATCGCTTGCGCGTACCACCATTAAACATGGCCTTCACATCTTCCCAGGCGTGTATGATCTTCTCGGGCGGGCTGCCCTGCAGCTTCAGGTGGCGGCGCCATGAGTTGAAGTTGGCCGCATCCGGCTGCACGTACTTATCGTGCGGGCTGAGCCGATGCGAATGGAAGATGAACTTGTTGGGCGAGAAGAACAGACTGCAGTACGCGCACTTGATGCATTTGGCCCGGGACGAGTTGTAGCGGGCGGGCGAGAACGAACCGGTGCAGCCCCAGGCACACTCGTGGTACACGCTGAACGCAAAGCCTTCCGGTAGCGCCGGCTGGGAGCATTCGCCGAAAAACGATTTGCACAAACGTTCCGCTTCGCGACGTGTGATCATACCGCAGCGGCGTGACGAGGCGGGCATTGCACCGGCCCGCCGCAGGATCTCCAGCTGTACCGGGGTGCACTGGATGCAGGTGATGCCGAGCGCAACGCGCCGGTTGTGTATCTCGTTGTAGCTGAAGTCTTTCAGCAGCGTGCTGGAAATCTGTGCCAGACAGAGCCGCTCCTGGTTCTCCACAAACAGTGAAATGATCGGTTGTCCATAGATGTACACCGTACGTATCTGCGCGAAAGATCCCCAGGTTGGATGAATATGGATGAGAGGAGATTGATGTACGGTTAAAACTACAATACTGAGTACCTgttgtttaagttttttttaatttattttttaatatcctGAGCCCTCCCAACAGGTTCGATAGACATTGCTTCACTCAAAACGAATGAAAACGCAAAAATATAATTCCCAACTCTGTTGTCATGTCGTTGTAGTGTAGGGTCTTAGTGAAACAATTAAAtttcacaaacacaaaaccattCAGTCCATTTATTAACTGTTGACTTTATCACGTGGCAGCATTGTTGGTCACTTAGCATGGCGCGCACACATTATTGTAGTCGATGGTGGATGGCAAAACGGAATGGACGAGAATTGGAACAGGAACCTTACAAGTGCCAATGCTTCAGCTCCGGTACAATTGGCTGACGGTAAAGACCGTGTAATATAATACCCTCGAAACGATCAACTGGTAACAAACGGCAGATACGCCGTACGAACGACTAAGAAAACGGAGAAACGTAACGTCGTTGCTGCTTCTGTTCGCGCTCGGTTTACACTCGGTCGAAGTTACACAAAACGTcacgaaaaaaagcaaacgggAAAGGTCCAGCGTTAGTCATCGGTTGCAACACCATGGCAGGGAACCAAACCACCTAAACACAGTAATAACGAATTATTTGTTGACCGCGTACTGCTGCCGGAtggggatgggatttgttGCTGTGGGTCATCGCTGTACATCAAGCCGGAACGAAAGGCTTTGTAACCATTTTGAAGGACATCCGCGAACCAAGGATAGAGTTTCGACCCTCTAACTTGGATAAATGGGACCACTGTAATTGGTAGATTTGTAACTCTCGCACATGGACTCTATTTTAATGGCACTTTTACGCAATCCGAAATCCGTATACACATGGCGCAACTGCGATCGCTTTCCAGCAGCAGTCCCGGGTGCAAGAGGACGCGCGTTGTCTTGAGTACATCAAGCAAGGGGTCGTCGCAGCTAATCGGTTTTAATTAATCCCGTGGGAAAGCACAATCGaacgatggtgtgtgtgttgctggtggtgacaTTAGCGTTGATTTAGGACTCTTGAATTCGCTTATTGAATATGGGTTAAAGTTTGAGCAATCTCGTTACTGGACTGCTTAGCAGGCAGCTGATGGTGCGTCGTAAGGTTCACTGGCACGGTCGAACTTAATTAAAATCGCAACCATGTGATGGCACAGTGGCCGTATCCGAAACGAAGCGTTCCCACCCGCTCAGGCCTGCTCTGTAGGTGGTGGAGCTCGAAGAACCTGCCCAACAATTGAACATCATCAGCGGCATTGCACGGAAAGTTGCACACATTCAGTTAGCGGCAGAGATGCAGTCGGTTGATTTCTGATGACCCGGCAGCTGTCCAGCAGTGCAACATTCGTTACAACTAAACGGAGTCAATGAATGCAACCACAGTCACAATCGGTTGTCGCACATCGCGAGTTCATTCCATTAACCCTATTATAAGAGTGCCCGTCCCGGGAAACCTATCCTATGGGGAGGGTTGCTTCTGCACGCGCAATGTTGAATTTTGCAAACGATTATTAGCGAACGGACGACGGGAGGACTCATCACCCACATGACTGTTTCGCCATTTCTCAGTGTGAATAAGCACAAACTGTTTCTTCCATTGATAAGACAtccgaatgtgtgtgtgcgtggggcGGGTGTGTATTTGTCCATGGTCAATTTAACAATCCACCAACATGCCATTGAACCGGATTAGTGTTTCTTCGTCGTCGCATCTTCACCAGAGCAAACAATGGTTGCGAATGAACGTTTCTTCACCAAGCCAGCAAGACACACAGCAGGGCCCGATTTCTATCGGTTTCCTATATTCCGAACCGTTTAGAGCTTAGTGGCCGACGACTGTCTGTTAGTTTCTTCCACCAGAGATTATGGTTGCCTTGGTGGCTTTGACCGGCCGTCACTAATCCATTTTTATGCCACTGTATCGAAATAACtgtaattaaacatttttcttcgTCGATCGTTGCTCCGGATCCGATCAGCCTCTTCTTGCCGACGCACCGCTATCGCGCCCCGGTCCCTCGGAACGCCAAGTATCACAATGAACTGTCCCGCCAGCGGATTTGTAACGGAAAAATGCCAACGTTGGATTAAATCAGTGCCATCATATCCATTGCGTTCATCACATTATTTGGCCACTTCTTTCCGCTAGTTTTCCGCTATTTATATGCATTTCGGGCTGCGTCTTTTCTTTCAGTCTTCTCCACGGAGTTTTGTTGCTACCGGTGGATTGCTTTTTCCTTCTGTCACAGATCGATAATTTTCTGATTATTTCATGCACACCTTGCAGTCGCCGTCAGCCAGTGTTGTTGGCTTTTCGCAACACATTGTACATTTTTATTACGTTGCTGCCCCCTGCTGTGATGTTATTTAATCCATGTTGATATTCCGTTTTCGCTTTGCTAAAGAAC from Anopheles stephensi strain Indian chromosome 2, UCI_ANSTEP_V1.0, whole genome shotgun sequence includes the following:
- the LOC118502453 gene encoding SKI family transcriptional corepressor 1-like; the encoded protein is KLKQQVLSIVVLTVHQSPLIHIHPTWGSFAQIRTVYIYGQPIISLFVENQERLCLAQISSTLLKDFSYNEIHNRRVALGITCIQCTPVQLEILRRAGAMPASSRRCGMITRREAERLCKSFFGECSQPALPEGFAFSVYHECAWGCTGSFSPARYNSSRAKCIKCAYCSLFFSPNKFIFHSHRLSPHDKYVQPDAANFNSWRRHLKLQGSPPEKIIHAWEDVKAMFNGGTRKRYILSTARKYSGGSAAPSSAAQSAAVSSSGGTGGSTVPPTTRSSPSSSLEKPTPLVVMPTPTHAEPRQLLPVLGGGIVVPKKEYSDLQPIDASYNSDSCSNSTSPFAHIPHLLSSNSSSVGGSSAAIRGGGLPSTTPGPTGTPGSVASPVATPVMVVPAAVSASSVGSPSAAVASTAAAAAAAAAAAAAMVSSHAAATSTVVTSSAAVAAANFGFKLSCLQPFAFNGIGHFPAMVPSTAGYLVPLLRPTNPKSISAAAMSAFKPVVRARKRYEVSVSVIRRPITNWMEVCKVFVPCHKVPCVAYYCTTIVVTCHTLSVTNVIHRGSKVAPRGINLRLILVSGKTKEFLFSQTDSAGDIALTVFENWPDDWEAEAVAKAEILRLIYQGRFLHCNVTLGALGLPLGKTTVMHLVPRDNLPEPNSQDQRQKSKGGSSRCCSTSCCIL